The Pseudanabaena sp. ABRG5-3 genome includes the window CGCTGAACTATTATTGAGAAAATGTGGTTTTGTCCAAAAAGCCTGATGCTTAACCTGAGAATTTATTTGATCATTTGCATGGCTATTGCTTTTACATCGAGCTAACCAATTAGTAGCTAGATTTTGATCGAGATTGCGAAATTGCTCTTGCCGACTATATTGCCAACCCTTGGTGGAAGTATCTGTAACATTTTGAGGAATATCGACTAAAGCGATCGCCTGTACTTGTGGTTGCGCGAATAGCTGATCTAGGGCAATTTGGAGTTGGGGGTCTAAATTATTTTGAGAATTAGGATTGAAATTTGCAGTTAGATCTTGAAGCGATCGCGTGAGATTAAGTGCTTGTTTTTCGATCGCTAATAATTTGCTATCCATCTCATGGGCAGCATCACTAACCTGTGACTGAGCAAAGCCAAGCACCCAATTGTCTAACGTACTTTTCAGCAATTGACGGGCGTGCCAATAGGAAATTCCATAAATAGCGATCGCTGACACCACACAACTAAAGATCAGGCGATGGGTAATGCTTTTAAATTGAAATTTCAACGGCTTAGACATAGCACAAGTATGAAAATCAACAAATTTTCAGTTAGAAAAAAGAAGGTTCGCTCAGCGAACCTTCTTTTTGTTATTTAGTCAAGCTTGGTGCAGGTTGCGCTTGTATTGAAGCTAAACGTTTGTTGTCTCGTTTATTAGCTAATACTGGCACTGCATCACGGAGCACACCAGCTAACTGAGTTGTGGTCGAATCGTACATTTGAGTAACGATTTTGGGATAGAACCCGATGCCGATGATGGGAATCAAAAGACAAGCGATGATAAATACTTCGCGAGGTTCTGCATCTACAAGTTCTTGATGAGATGTAAGCTGAGTATTTTCCTTGCCATAGAAAATTTCACGCAACATCGACAACAGGTAGACAGGCGTTAAGATAACACCTACTGCCATGAGTAAGATAGCAATTACTTTAAAAGTGCCGCTATAGGCATCACTAGTAGCAAAGCCCACAAATACCATGACCTCAGCAACAAATCCGCTCATCCCGGGGAGAGCGAGGGAGGCAAGGGAGCAGGTCGTAAACATCGCAAAGATTTTCGGCATCTGTTGACCGACTCCGCCCATCTCATCGAGAATCAGGGTATGTGTGCGATCATAGGTTGCGCCCACAAGGAAGAATAAGCTTGCGCCGATTAGTCCGTGGGAAATCATTTGCAACATTGCCCCACTTGTACCGAGATCGGTAAACGAAGCTAAACCGATCAGCACAAAGCCCATGTGGGAAATTGATGAATAGGCAATTTTGCGTTTGAGGCTGCGCTGGGCAAAGGAGGTAAGAGCCGCGTAGATAATATTCACAATCCCCAAAATTACGAGGATAGGGGCAAAGTACGCATGAGCCTCAGGCAACATCCCCGCATTCATCCGCATCAGGGCATAACCACCCATTTTCAAAAGGATACCTGCAAGGAGCATGTGGACGGGTGCTGTAGCTTCACCATGTGCATCAGGTAGCCATGTATGCAGAGGAAAAATCGGCAGCTTGACCCCATAGGAAATCAAGAAAGCACCATAGGCTAGTAGCTGGAAGGTGAGGGGATAGTTTTTGTTAGCAAGGGTCTGCATATCAAAGGAGATCGTATCGCCATAGAATGCCATGGCAAGCCCTGCGACAAGGATAAACAAAGAACCGATCGCTGTGTAGAGAATAAACTTGGTAGCGGCGTAGAGACGCTTGTAGCCCCCCCAGATCGATAGCAAGAGGTAAACGGGGATTAGCTCTAATTCCCATGTCAGGAAAAATAGCAGCATATCCTGTACGGCAAAGACAGCAATCTGTGCGCCATACATCGATAGCAGTAAGAAATAGAATAAGCGTGGCTTCAGTGTGACGGGCCAGGATGCCAAGATTGCTAATGTGGTGATAAATCCAGTCAGCATGACCAAGGGCATCGAGAGTCCATCAACGCCAACTGACCAATTTAGCCCCAGATCGGGAACCCATGCGTATTTCTCGACGAGTTGGAGATTGGGGTTGCTGTAGTCATACTTCGTGCAGAAGGCATAGGCGATCGCCGCGAAGTCAATCAGTCCCACAACTAGCGAAAACCAGCGAATGGTTTTGCCGTCCCCTTTGTCTGGCACAAAGGCAACTAAGAGGGACATAAGTATGGGGAAGGCGATGATAAACGTGAGCCAAGGGAAGTTTTCGAGACTTAACATAATCAAAAGTAACCGTTGTAATTACCCACCCATTTTCTAGACAGTCATTGTACCTACGCTCTCTTGTTGAGTTTGCAGTTATTTATAGTTACTTAAACCTAGTCGATCGCCATAAATCTCAAAATCAAGACTGGGATCATTACATCATCAGGGATTAGGCAGATTTGAGAAGCTTTAAATCAATTTGAAGTTTTGTAAAGAGAAGTTAACAAATAGAGACAATTGTTTACATATCCCTGATTTGGAGAACCTGTGGCTAGGGGTTTGCAATTTTCTGCTAATCTCGAAAGTGAATAAATTATTTTTTTAATAGAGAGATTTTAGGCATGAAAGCACTGATACGCTTTTCTGTTTTATTAGTGGCGATCGCGTCAATTTGGACAACTGGCTTTTTAGGTTCTTTTGGCAGTAACGCTGCATTTGCCGAAGACTTACCTGCTACTAACTTCTACACGCAAGATACTAGCAAAATTGATTTAAATAACGCTAATATCAACGCTTTTCGTGAAGTACGTGGCGCTTATCCTACATTAGGTCGCATTATCATTGAGAACGCTCCTTACAAATCCTTTGATGATGTTTTAAACATTGCAGGGTTGAGTGATGCACAAAAAGAAATCCTCAAAACAAATGCTGACAAGTTCTCCCTCAAAAAGCCCGATGAGTCTTTAGGTCGTGAACGCATCAACAACGCTAACTACAGACTATAAGTACATAAACTTCAAGAAGACCATACAAGTGTGGTTTTTAAGAAATTTGATGCAATAGACTAGTAAGTAAAGGGGCGCATTGCGCCCCTTTGCTCTATGGGTTTTAAGAAGGGCGATCGAGCGTGGACTTTAAAAAATTTGATGCAATTGTAATTGGTGGAGGGGCAGCAGGTTTATATACTGCTCTTTCTTTGTCTGACTCCTTGGGTGATCATCATGCATCTCAAGAACGTGGTTGGAAAATCGCGCTGATTACCAAGGATAACTTGACAATCTCGGCAAGTGATTGGGCGCAGGGTGGTATTGCGGCGGTCATTGATCGCAATGACTCCGTTAATTTACATATCGAAGATACCCTTCGTGCAGGTGCTGGACTTTGTGAACGGGAAGCTGTCGAAGTGCTGGTTAGCCAAGCCAAACCGCAAATCCATAAACTTTTAGAATTTGGTGTCGATTTCGATCGCCTACAGGATAAGTCCCTTGCTCTTACCCTAGAGGCAGCGCATTCACGGCGGCGGGTTCTCCATGCTGCCGATGCCACAGGGAGGGAACTAGTTAGCACTTTAGCAAGAAGGGTCGTTGATCGTCCAAATATTCAGGTTTTAGAAGGAGTTTTAGTTCTCGATTTATTGCTAGAAAAAACTCCAGCAGGCGATCGCTGTGTAGGCGTTTCCTGTATCGAATTCCATCAAGATCCGAACAAAGTTATAGGATTAATCGCGCCTGTAACCGTACTTGCTACGGGTGGTGGCGCTCAGGTCTTTTCCCAAAATACGAACCCTCCAGCCAGTACTGGTGATGGCGTAGCGATCGCATGGCGATCAGGGGCAAGGGTACGCGATCTCGAATTTGTGCAGTTTCATCCCACCGCCTTAGCCATTGAAGGCGCACCAAGATTTTTAATTAGTGAGGCAGTACGCGGCGAGGGAGCGCATTTAATTGACCATAATGGCGATCGCTTTGCCTTTGAATATCATCCAGAGGGAGAACTCGCGCCGCGAGATGTGGTTAGCCGTGCTATTTTTCAGCATTTACAAAAAACTGGCGAACCCACGGTATTTTTAGACTTGTCACCCATTGATCGCGATCGCATTGCCTATCGTTTTCCCAACATCATCAAAATTTGTCAAAAATGGCATATTGATCTTTTCTCGCAACCGATCCCCGTCACTCCCGCCGCCCATTACTGCATGGGTGGGATCATTACTGATACATGGGGAGCTAGTTCTATTAATGGTTTGTATGCAGTTGGCGAAAGTTCTAGCACAGGGGTTCATGGAGCAAATCGCCTAGCAAGTAATTCACTCTTAGAATGTTTTGTCTTTGGGGTACGTTTAGCCGAAAAGGTTGCTCAGGATTTGATTCAC containing:
- the nadB gene encoding L-aspartate oxidase, whose translation is MDFKKFDAIVIGGGAAGLYTALSLSDSLGDHHASQERGWKIALITKDNLTISASDWAQGGIAAVIDRNDSVNLHIEDTLRAGAGLCEREAVEVLVSQAKPQIHKLLEFGVDFDRLQDKSLALTLEAAHSRRRVLHAADATGRELVSTLARRVVDRPNIQVLEGVLVLDLLLEKTPAGDRCVGVSCIEFHQDPNKVIGLIAPVTVLATGGGAQVFSQNTNPPASTGDGVAIAWRSGARVRDLEFVQFHPTALAIEGAPRFLISEAVRGEGAHLIDHNGDRFAFEYHPEGELAPRDVVSRAIFQHLQKTGEPTVFLDLSPIDRDRIAYRFPNIIKICQKWHIDLFSQPIPVTPAAHYCMGGIITDTWGASSINGLYAVGESSSTGVHGANRLASNSLLECFVFGVRLAEKVAQDLIHNNNQILSNLDMVINLDEMKFTDLHSHGESQERIATIRQELRDLTWRSAGICRNAEAMETAIDQIQNLQKEISTLRSKTRLWVETHNLIDFAYLLVKSALFRTESRGAHFRLDYPDTAFAWQVHTVIQAQEIIAQ
- a CDS encoding NAD(P)H-quinone oxidoreductase subunit 4 → MLSLENFPWLTFIIAFPILMSLLVAFVPDKGDGKTIRWFSLVVGLIDFAAIAYAFCTKYDYSNPNLQLVEKYAWVPDLGLNWSVGVDGLSMPLVMLTGFITTLAILASWPVTLKPRLFYFLLLSMYGAQIAVFAVQDMLLFFLTWELELIPVYLLLSIWGGYKRLYAATKFILYTAIGSLFILVAGLAMAFYGDTISFDMQTLANKNYPLTFQLLAYGAFLISYGVKLPIFPLHTWLPDAHGEATAPVHMLLAGILLKMGGYALMRMNAGMLPEAHAYFAPILVILGIVNIIYAALTSFAQRSLKRKIAYSSISHMGFVLIGLASFTDLGTSGAMLQMISHGLIGASLFFLVGATYDRTHTLILDEMGGVGQQMPKIFAMFTTCSLASLALPGMSGFVAEVMVFVGFATSDAYSGTFKVIAILLMAVGVILTPVYLLSMLREIFYGKENTQLTSHQELVDAEPREVFIIACLLIPIIGIGFYPKIVTQMYDSTTTQLAGVLRDAVPVLANKRDNKRLASIQAQPAPSLTK
- the psbU gene encoding photosystem II complex extrinsic protein PsbU, with product MKALIRFSVLLVAIASIWTTGFLGSFGSNAAFAEDLPATNFYTQDTSKIDLNNANINAFREVRGAYPTLGRIIIENAPYKSFDDVLNIAGLSDAQKEILKTNADKFSLKKPDESLGRERINNANYRL